The genomic DNA TGTAACATAATCTGGCcacttaatgttttgttttgttttgttttgtttttcttttttcattcactctcccTCAGCGTcctgttctcttcctctccctcataAAACTAAACCGATTAACCATGTCTGAGTCATCTGATTTCAGCCCACCCTACACGTGAACAGCTACACTGACTTCTACATGCTGTTAGTtacatttgctttcattttcgGATAAATAACACTtaaagattatttatttattcatttgtttatcagCACAATTCTGAACATACTGCaattaaaaggaaaatggaAACCTCTGAAGGTAAGTGTACAACACTAATCTGCATACCTTGAAATAATATACAATAGATTCACTCCAGTGATAATATACCTTTCCAATAAACTCATAAAAGAAAGCACTCTGAAATCCCACCCTAGTTTGTTGTCAAATATTTACCAAGTTTTTAAAAGGTGTTGTAAGCTTACAATAAATTTGTTTTATAATAAATTTTACAATGATCATAGCTCTTACCATCACTCAGCATTTTCTAtaataacatttcttttaaataaaaatatttacacacatttagtaatgtttgattttgaataTATTTGATTAAATATCTAGTTGTCCCTTTTATCACGTAAGACTTACAACATCAAAGACCTATAAGAATTTTCAGTCACTGAATTTGCTCattattatttgattatttagACACTGATATGTCAAATGATTACATCATAGGAAGGAAAACACcatgtgtgcgcacgcacacacacacacacacacacaccctcgcaGCAGTTTTAGTGGCTAATGCAGACTGAGAATGAAACTGGAGCCTTTGGAACACTCAGAGATCAATAACCTTtcagtgcgtgcgtgtgtgtgtgtgagtgtgtgtttatgtgtgtgtgtgtgagagagggagcgagcgagatagagagagagagagagtgatagtgtgtttcaatgtgtgtgtgtgtgtgtgtgtgtttgtgtgtgtgtgtgagagagtgtgataGTGTATGTTTCGATGTGTGCATACACATCCATATTCCTTGTTATTCCTCTACGGCAGCGAGTTGAAAAGAATTCCCTGaacaaacccagacacacagacactcgtATAGCTATAACTGTACAGTGTCAAAGCAGACAGCAGgattagagtgagagagagagagagagagagagagagagtgtgtttgagagacacagagagggagggagggaagaagaggaggaggttaCGACTACGTGTTTGAAAGGCAAAAGGGTTAAGATATGTGTTGGCTTGTTTGCATATTTACTCCTGACAATcacaagactgtgtgtgtctgcgagagagagagctagacacagagagagagagagagagaaagcaggggaaacagacagagagtgaaagaaacacacacagaggcttgCACAGGAGGAGCACAACTAGAGAGGACGgaaatagagaaggagagagagagggacagagagtgggacagagagagagagagagagaaagagagagagagaaaaagaaaggcagaatGGTGCTGGTGCAGATTCTTTTTGAAGTCTTTCATTTCCTTAGAGGAGGACAACTGCTTTATCGTCagttacagaacagaaaagccACACCTAGCTCCCTGCAGGTAAgatccatgctctctctctctctctctctctctctctctccctctcatacacacattgttTCATGACATTTGAAGCCAGAGAATGCATTGTCGTTGAatctgactggctgactgactaaCACTCAGAGTCAAACATCGTGAAGCTTGTCATACCTGATTggtcagctctgtgtgtgtgtgttccagcatgtgtgcatgtgtgtcacgGATATCTGTGCCATGTAAAAATAGAACGGGGTTTCTCCTACACCCTACCAGGTCATATGTGAGTGTATATTTAGGATCAGTTTTGTGGTCAGATAAATGTGAGggagtcatttatttatattcaaaTCAAATCTTTGATTAATTTTTGGAATAGCAGTGCAATTCTTCAGTATTATAGATAAGAGAAGCATAAAGAGTTGGCTATTGGCCATATTTTactattctcacacacacaagtgtacacacacacacacacacacacacaaacacacataaaccgTGTAACATACTCCTTACACACACCAGCGGTGAATGGCAATAGGAGGCCTGTCAATGTTCTTGTTTTGAAATTCAAAGCTACTGGCGTCACTATATATCCTTAAACACAAGTGTCTCCTGCTGCTGTTTACAGGGCGAAGTCTAAACGTCTCTGTACGAGTGTAAGCACTCAGCACAGTCTAATCGGCGAGAACAGGGCCAAGACTGTTTGAATGTTTCAAACGAAATTGGTGTCAAACTCAGCTATTGCGTATCATGAACTCTCAATGGGTGTGTTGTGTCACTGCAAGATGtttacttcagaaaaaaaaagagcaaactaGGACATAAACAGTTTGTCTGAAGTATATTCATTCAAGCTATGTCTCTGGTTTCCTTAGAAACAACGTCAAATATTTGGTTGCCTTAGAGTCAAAAATGCTCCCTCAGTTTTGTTTAAAGTGACATTTATGGGCATTATAGAGGAGCGTGTTATAAGAAAATTTGGTTTATGACTGAAAAGTCATGTAAGGATAGGGAGGGCCAGAGGCAGAGTGATGTTGCTGTTTTGGATGGGTTTTTATAGATCTCAAATTCTCCTTACGCCAGCTTGCAATGACCTTCATCAAACATCAGTTCACACAGCAGGACATCTCAACAGCCCTGTCTACAatggtacagagagagagagagagagatagatagattgtgtgtgcatgtgtgtatgtgtgtgtgtgtgtgtgtgtgtgtgtgtgtgtgtgtgtgtgcgcactttATATATCTTTATAAAACCTTTTCGtctatttgtttttaacaacTGCAAGTCTAAAAGAATTCCTCCTTAaagaaacatataaacacacaaacacacacacaaactcatatatCCATATTGTCTAGGCAGAGAGCAGACATGgaagaaagactgagagagagagagagagagagagagaagcatgtctttctgtcttcaaGTGCTGATGTGTTTATTCAACTCTATTTGAAGTCCTGTGATTATATGTAGTGTTGTACACCTATGTTTCATTCTTCTGCAGAGGTTTAGTCACATAGCAACTTATAAACTGTGGACTCACCactcaaattacacacacacacacagacatgtcaggaCTAAGGCCCGTGCTGCTGCCAGAGCAAATCCCTTTGGCTCATCGTCTTTCATCAGGCTCTCCGCAGCATTGTGTATTTACTGTCAGTAAATCTGGCGTAACTAACTGCTCCTGTCCTCATGTTTTCTTTACTCCATCACCACCTGAATGGGCACATGTCTTcacttttatcattttattatgtATATCACATAAGCTTATCCCTCTCATTCAGAGCAACTTTTAATCACCTGTATGTAAAAGTCTGTCAGCATAACCATCATAGGAGTACAGAATTTACCAGGGTGAGCTGTAGCCATCATCATACTAACCCATCTAAACGATAGACAGTTGATAGCCACATGTTTAGTTGATATAAAAGTACAAATATAAGAGTGATTGAGGAATTATGTAAATAGTGCCTATTAGCCAGCAGAGTACTGTAACAGAGGGATTCaatgaacatttaaaagagTAAATGATATCATCACctttcagtcattgtttttgGACCATGCAGAACTGTtttgaaaccatttttttcaaaaatattttgttgtggTGAGGTGTGTTTGGAGCTTTGGAATTTTAACCATAGCACTTTGTTAattactttaaaaagaaaaagaaaaaagaaaagaaaaagaagcctACCTTTAGCACATGCCAAATTCCTCTCATGTCAAATAGCTTTCTGAAATCACTGAGAGAGTCCATATTTTTTGAGAGGGCGAGTTAATGAAACAGTTATGACATCACTGGACTGTACCATTTTTGGAACTTCTCTGCACCGTGAACCTGTAGCACATTACCACATATGGTTAGGacctgcctgagagagagagagagagagagagagagagggagagagagagagagagagggagagagagggaggcaggctCTGTCAGAAAGACCAGAATTATACACTGGATTTTTAGAATAGCTTGTTCCATGATATCTACCTGCAGTGTCACTGCACTTGGGAATGCTCAGTAACTAAGCCTGTTATCAGTGTCTGATGTGTGGTTTAAAGTTCAAAGTTCATAAATTGGTAGAGCAAGGTCTTGTTACCTGACTTCAATTTGACCAGGAGCACTAATAAAATCAATAATATAGGAAAGAGAATATGAACATTCTTATTTTACTCAGTTGTGATCAAAATAAGCAGAAGGCTTTTCATAGCCCAGTGCCCTGATGAAGATGAGCCCTAACCAGAAAGTAAAATGtcatataactaaactgttttTACTCTTGATAGAAATCTTTTACTTCATCATTTACTTTTACTTCACTCACCCAGGATGCTTTGCTGTGTTTAGCCTCAGTGACAGACTCCGCCTCTCTCCAGGATGCCATCCAGTCCGCTGTCAGAACTGTGCTGACTGATGTGGTGAGAAGTTTAACCACAAAACATATGACCTACACTGAGAACTTCAATAATATAACTATTTCCGTAAAGATAGGGCTCATATACAGATTCATATACAGACTTGCAAATGATAGAAATGATAGACACCACTCATACTAGTCAAAAtcaaatgacaacaataataagaACAAGAATGGTAGTTctgctttggtttgttttaaacaatttatttctctctctctctctctctctctctctctctctctctctttctctctctctctctctctctctctctcttccttctgaTAGGTCAGTGCTTATCTCTATCAGTTGGATGTAGAGACAGGTTGCATGGCCTGTGAGGCTCCATTTCATGAGCTCATTACTGAGGGAAAACTTAGGTAAGACGGAAGGACCAACTGCTAATCATAACAGACCATCTGCTAATCATAGCAGACCAACTGTGTATCATAACAGACCAACTGCTAATCATAACCATGACGTGATCTAGATGGTGGAAATTATAgcagtctccttctctctctctctctctctctctctctctccctccctctctctctctttctctctctctctgtcagagctgaCGTACAACAAGGAAAGCGAGTTGTATGTGATGGACTTCCTCCATCAGAGCTGCAAGAGGAGCAGAAAGAAACTCTCGCACAGCCCctacagggagacagaaaaggtatgtgtgagagagagacagagagagggagagagagagagagagagagagagagagagagagagagagagagagagagaaatagagaggcTGATTGTGCATATTGAAACCAAATATTGACATGGGTAATGTAGAAAAACACAGCGTTTGGCATACTTTTGTAGGGAAATGTCAGTATTTGATCTGGCTGCTAAACTGTTCTTCATCCACTGGGGGCCGCCATTCTCCTGCAGTTTCCATTTCTTTAAACAACATAAACATCATTGTATTACCATGTCATGGCCACAATACTGATTAGTGGCCATGCTTTCCAAAACACTCTACTGCAGCCAAATAAGAGTCAGCTATGTCTTACACTTTCCAAAACTGGTGGCCACAAGTTTGTGGCTTGCAGGATTGAATACCTTGCAAGACCATTGACTCAGGATAACGTTTATGGAAGTTAAAatgacatatacacacagccATCATCTCAACACTTAGCAATGCCCCAGTTCCATTTTTCAAGTTTAAAACTGGTAATAATTAATACTGTTACATTTTGCTTCAGATGAGAAAtgacatgtaaaaacacaccGTGGATATGTTACCAGACAGTGCTGTCTGCAATGCAAAATTAATctcaataaataagtaaacaaacaattaatTAAATGCATACTTACATAACTgtttacattcatacatacatacatacatatatacatgcatacatacatacatacacacacacacacacatatatccatacacacatacataacacgTTCCTGCCcagttttgatcatttttcattaGATTAAGATGTCTAACTATCCAATTTTAACAAAACTAACAAAATGTGTGGTAAGAATAATGAGCTAGTCGGTAATTGcttctggtaaaaaaaaaaggtgacaatAATTAATACACTTCaggtaaaataattaaaaaaacactttgctACCTAACAGTCAAATCAACTCTCTTACAGAGTTCTGGTTTGGGATGTAATTGTTTAGGTTTAGGTGTGTATTGCCTAAGAATTTAAGCAGTATTGTATAGAAATATAGGATCCCATAGGATCAGCATATCATTTTCCCCTTTGATAGCCCTGTTTGACCTTAAATAGCTGTTAAACTGTAGATTTATTTGTAGTTATATGTGTGGATTGTCCATCTGGTGAAGTGATATAACTTGCACTGAAAAGGATGTTCCAAGAATCTGAAAAGATTGTTGTAATAAATATCATTTCGTATCACAGTCAAATTTCATATTGTTGAAGTTATGGGTTACCAATGGGCCTTTTTTAAGTAGATGGTTTAATTATTAGATGACAGCCAAGGTGTTTCCAAATAACTAAGTTACAATATATTGTCTATTACAGCCTTTTTGCTGATATTTATTaatgctatgtttttttttttgttttttttttggaaatactTGAAACTCTCTAGGTATATCCATTGAGTGGCACTGTACAGTATTGCAGAATATGAATTTGAATGTGTTCTTTGTCCTCCTTTTGCTTACTTCACCTGACTTTACCTCTCCTTTCCTCAGCACTGATTGGTCCTCTCCTGGATAAGGGTGTGGTTATTGGTGCCCTTTTGGTGAGCAAACTCAGTAATTCTGCTAGACTGGAGCTGCTATTTAATCTACCACCCTATAAATCTAGTTAGATAGTCATCTGTATTCATTGAGcatggcctctctctctttttacaaaCTCCTCGACTATTTTGATCGTCCATTCCAACAAGGAAATGGAACATATAGATGCCCATTTAATAACTTTCTTATTGTGAACATTGAACTGAACATGTGGAATTGCATATCGAATTGTAATTGTTGttgcctgttttctttttttcttttttttgtgcatgtgtgtgtgcgtgtgtgtgtagtctgtgatCTTGGTCAGTGGTTTTTGGCTTTTTATATATGACTTTATTCCATGTGGCCTTCTGAGGCTCCTGTTATTTGGCTGAACTTGTGTATTTTTCATCTCCAGATTAGCTGTAATAGACCCAGTCAGAAGCAGGAACAAGAGCTGGACCTGCTAGAGCAGCATGTATGAACTGTAATTCCATTATAGTCCTTAGTTAAGACAGTTACACAGTACAAGACACAAATCAATGATCATATATTGCAATGATGTCTGACAGTGAATTGAATTTAAACAAAGGGGAAGTGCTCTTCATTAGTATTTTGGTGACCGTGCTGTATTTGTACCCAACAGATCACTATAGCCTGCAAGAGAGTCCAACTACTAAAGAACCAAAGGCCAGCGGTGGATCTGGAGGTTGAAAGGTCACCTAGTGTGAGCCAGACTCCTGTCCCTGTACACAGCCAGCCAAATCTGAGACTACTGCAGCTGTGTGGTGAGAAAGGCTTGTGTGCAGGTGTTTGCAAATTCTTGTTCTTTACATATGTTTTCATAAAACTGTTTGTCATCTTTCTTAAGGTGATCTCTATGACACAAGTGCTGCCTCCCTCCAACTGAAACTGAATAAATACGTGAGTTCAAAATACCCAGCCTACAGATAAGAtagcatggatggatggatgacatAACTGAAGGattgtttttgcctgttttcacAGTTGCAGGAAGAGACTCAGTCACaatgctgctgttttcttttgttgtcagAAGACAACAAACAATTCTTCTGCAAGGTAAACACTCTTTTTgtaaaaacacactcatgcaaTCATGCACTTTGTTCCAATGGCAAAAAGTACTTTTGAGAGTTTATTTTGAGGACAAAAGGACACACAACATTATAGTCTGACTGTTAATATAAAGAAATTACAGGTTTACAGAAGGGTTGATGCAGTGGAATATTTAATggcaaacatgtgtgtgtgtgtgtgtgtgtgtgtgtgtgtttgtgtttaatgtgtccTGTTAGGTTGTTGGAGATAAAGTCCTGGAAGAGGAGATATGTTTTCCTGTAAGAGCTAATGACTGCTCTCTTCCTCTACATCGACACCTCCAAAAATACACCATAATATCAAATCAACCCCTCCCATATATGTGACATAATGTTAACGTCTCCCATATACGTGACATCATATCAAATCAACCCCTCCCATATATGTGATTCATATCAGATAAACTCCTCCTGTATAAAGAGTGTTTTATTAATCTGTCAACACTGCTCTTGTGCAGATGGCTGTGGGCCAGTTTGGGAAGGCAATGGAGACGAGGAGGTCCATTTCCCTGCACAACCTGAGTGGAGTGAGAAACACACCATGTCACTGCCTTTGGTCTAAACTCATATAAAACTGATATAAAGAAGTGTGTCAAACTTCCACTGAGGAAGTCAAGTAGACATTGACAAGAACTTACAATACAATTCCTTGCATGGATTGACAATGCAAATGGTTTACAACACAGTTTgaattttttccccattcacTTTTAATGTACATACTTTTTTAATGCTGATTAAGTGAACAGTTTAGTGATCTCTCCATAAAAAAGCTAATTTACCACACTGTTCTGAATATgtacacaataaacacagaaacgTATTGGTATTTTCTTCTTTGAATTAAATGATGAATTTAATCATGTGTTTTACACCAGCTGGCTCATTTTCAAACTTAAGTAAACATAAGCTGAAATAATTAAGAGTTAGATTGAGATATAAAGAGTTCAGACCAGCCAATGCATATGGGTGTTTTAACTGACCAGAATACCTCACAGTGCTTGTGACCTAATAAGTCTCATAGTTTCCCCTGCAAAACAACCACAGTTAGAGACGTAATGACCTGGAGATGTGGCTTTAATGGCATGAAAATGTGTGAGACAAATCTAGATAAATATTGGCTAACTGGATCTGTAGTACATTCAGctgtaaatatgaaaactgTAATTATTAGGCTGAGGGTTTGCCTATTTCACACTAAAACTAGGACAACACACAGGCTCAGTGCAGACACAGACTCTCAGACAGaatatttggattttttttttgtagtgagtgtgtgtgaaactaaGTTTTTTGTCTTCACTCACACTGTGACAGGAAGAACAGCAGCAGGTGAAAGGAATTCTGGGATATGAGGCAAAGTCTGTGTTGTGCGTGCCTGCCATCTGCAGAGCTACAGATCAAGCGTTTGCACTCACCTGCATTTTCAACAAGAGGAACGCAAACAAGTGTGTATTCATGTTAACATTGACTTAcggtgactgagagtgtgtgcattttcAACAAGAGGAACGCAAACAAGTGTGTATTCATGTTAACTTTGACCTAcggtgactgagagtgtgtgcatttgtctaCTTTTGTGAGCGCAtttgtgcaggtgtgtgcatcctaagactgtgtgtgtgtgttcccaggTTTTCAGAGGAAGATGAAAAGGTAGTGTCTCAGTGTTTGTTGCATACGTCTGCAGTGTTAAACAGTACGCTCGCCTTTCAGAGGGAGCAACAACTAAAGACAGCATGTCAGGTGAGGATGAGCCGTTAATCCCCAAAAATGTGATATGACAGtacaaacatattaaaataaaataagacttggtctcatttaaataaatctgTCAGGTGGAATGTTGTCATGCTGTCATACTCtagcatgtttgtgtatttgtgttacaGAAACTGCTACAGGTAGCCAAAAACCTCTTCACTCATCTGGGTAAGCCTACCAATTTTCttatgtaaaagtaaaacatgcaggcacacacatgcacacacgcgtgggtgcacaaacacacacacacacacacacacacacacacacacacacacacacaatcagtgtgatctgtgtatgtttatatttgcatgtgtatttgtgtgtatatgtgtgtagacGATGTGTCTGTGCTGCTGACTGAGATCATTGCAGAAGCTCGATGTCTCAGCAATGcagagaggtgagtgtgtgcgttatgtgtgtgtgtgtgtgcatgttacaAAAAACTGCAAATCTGCAAATGCAGTATATTCaaatctctcttcctctgtctctctgtctgtttctctctctctctctctctctctctctctctctctccctccatccctctctctctcacacacacagttgctcTGTGTTCTTATTGGATAAACAAAACCAGGAGTTGGTTGCTAAAGTATTTGATGGGGGTGTGGTAACAGAAAAAGaggtcagtcagtcatacacacccagacacacacacatacgcacatacacactaagACACAAGCAGAGCTTTGACATTTATTTCGTCTTCAGGCAGAGTTGCGTATCCCAGTGAATCAAGGCATTGCTGGTCATGTTGCTACCACTGGAGACATCCTGAACATTACAGATGCGTACTCCCATCCTCTGTTCTATCGTGCTGTCGATGAGTTTACTGGCTTCCGCACACGCAGCATCCTCTGCTTCCCTATCAAAGAC from Chanos chanos chromosome 8, fChaCha1.1, whole genome shotgun sequence includes the following:
- the LOC115817995 gene encoding cGMP-dependent 3',5'-cyclic phosphodiesterase, whose translation is MVLVQILFEVFHFLRGGQLLYRQLQNRKATPSSLQDALLCLASVTDSASLQDAIQSAVRTVLTDVVSAYLYQLDVETGCMACEAPFHELITEGKLRADVQQGKRVVCDGLPPSELQEEQKETLAQPLQGDRKALIGPLLDKGVVIGALLISCNRPSQKQEQELDLLEQHITIACKRVQLLKNQRPAVDLEVERSPSVSQTPVPVHSQPNLRLLQLCGDLYDTSAASLQLKLNKYLQEETQSQCCCFLLLSEDNKQFFCKVVGDKVLEEEICFPMAVGQFGKAMETRRSISLHNLSGEEQQQVKGILGYEAKSVLCVPAICRATDQAFALTCIFNKRNANKFSEEDEKVVSQCLLHTSAVLNSTLAFQREQQLKTACQKLLQVAKNLFTHLDDVSVLLTEIIAEARCLSNAESCSVFLLDKQNQELVAKVFDGGVVTEKEAELRIPVNQGIAGHVATTGDILNITDAYSHPLFYRAVDEFTGFRTRSILCFPIKDVDGVVIGVAELVNKINAPGFNRFDEELAIAFSIYCGISIAHSLLYKKVREAQYRSTLANEMMRYHMKVSDEEVTALLNNGIKAVCEIHPSFTEFSYIPRSLTDDDTAKAVISMFEDMGFINTYKINKNTLARFCLMVKKGYRDPPYHNWMHGFSVAHFCYLLSKNLDMRNHLEDFEVLALFVSCLCHDLDHRGTNNSFQIKSKSVLAGLYSSQGSVLERHHFAQAISILNTQGCNIFDQFSRKGYQRMLDLMRDIILATDLAHHLRILGDLRKMAEEGYDNTNLQHHNLLLCLLMTSCDLSDQTKEWRTTRKVAKLIYKEFFSQGDREKEMGNSPIPMMDREKAYIPELQTSFMEHIVIPVFKTLQDLFPASAELHKSIISNHEKWTHISHKYRGLGLPSKDCLDLLDEECDPFEGESQ